The following are encoded together in the Pseudodesulfovibrio indicus genome:
- a CDS encoding OmpA family protein: protein MKRLAFIFICCLMLAGCGGQTVVLLPDLNGHVGELTVNDKEGEAVTLTEANQSVSGSGKVTTLSDEQVQATFGEALAAQPLPTARFLLYFASDSAKLKPESESEIPAIIKAWKDRASTDVSVVGHTDALGEKQYNYDLSVRRAKKVRDLLVKEGLPEDIIELTSHGEENPLIPTPDGKSEPRNRRVEVLVR, encoded by the coding sequence ATGAAAAGACTCGCATTCATCTTCATCTGTTGTCTGATGCTGGCGGGCTGCGGCGGCCAGACCGTGGTCCTGCTGCCCGACCTCAACGGCCATGTGGGCGAACTGACCGTCAACGACAAGGAGGGCGAAGCCGTGACCCTGACCGAGGCCAACCAGTCCGTCAGCGGCTCCGGCAAGGTCACCACCCTGTCCGACGAACAGGTCCAGGCCACCTTCGGCGAAGCCCTGGCGGCCCAGCCCCTTCCCACGGCCCGGTTCCTGCTCTACTTCGCCAGCGATTCGGCCAAACTCAAGCCGGAATCCGAATCCGAAATCCCGGCCATCATAAAGGCCTGGAAGGACCGCGCCTCCACGGACGTGTCCGTCGTCGGCCACACCGACGCCCTGGGCGAAAAGCAGTACAACTACGACCTGTCGGTCCGGCGGGCGAAGAAGGTCCGCGACCTGCTGGTCAAGGAAGGCCTGCCCGAGGACATCATCGAGCTCACCTCCCACGGCGAGGAGAACCCGCTCATCCCCACGCCCGACGGCAAATCCGAACCGAGAAACCGGCGGGTCGAAGTCCTCGTCCGCTGA
- a CDS encoding metallophosphoesterase family protein has product MTRIAIMSDVHGNFEALKVVLSDLDAHSPDAAYCLGDMIGYGPQPQECVDLLRERGVECTMGNHEQGLINIHYLRGFNQPAADVLRRTREMISEDTYQWLVSRPKSLVAHGCRLVHGLPPDSVTEYLWKHKDDMDRVFAGYGEDVCFVGHTHDLMRWTCSRGRPVRHPLPQGETVLEGGARHLVNVGSVGQPRDGDNRAKYVLFDLEAQALTLRLVPYDVERTAALILAHGFHRGFADRLR; this is encoded by the coding sequence ATGACTCGCATCGCCATCATGTCCGACGTGCACGGGAATTTCGAGGCCCTGAAGGTGGTCCTGTCCGATTTGGACGCGCATTCGCCAGACGCGGCGTATTGTCTGGGCGACATGATCGGGTACGGGCCGCAGCCCCAGGAGTGCGTGGACCTGCTGCGCGAGCGCGGGGTGGAGTGCACCATGGGCAACCATGAGCAGGGGCTGATCAACATCCATTATCTGCGCGGTTTCAACCAGCCTGCGGCGGACGTGTTGCGCCGGACCCGGGAGATGATTTCCGAGGACACGTACCAGTGGCTGGTCTCGCGGCCCAAGTCGTTGGTGGCGCACGGCTGCCGGCTGGTGCACGGGCTGCCGCCGGACTCGGTGACCGAATATCTCTGGAAGCACAAGGACGACATGGACCGGGTCTTTGCCGGGTACGGCGAGGATGTCTGCTTCGTGGGCCACACCCACGACCTGATGCGCTGGACCTGTTCGCGGGGCAGGCCGGTTCGGCATCCCCTGCCCCAGGGGGAGACTGTGCTGGAGGGCGGGGCGCGCCACCTGGTCAACGTGGGGTCCGTGGGCCAGCCGCGCGACGGAGACAACCGGGCCAAGTACGTGCTGTTCGACCTGGAGGCGCAGGCGCTGACCCTGCGTCTCGTGCCCTACGACGTGGAGCGGACCGCCGCGCTGATCCTGGCCCACGGGTTCCATCGCGGGTTTGCGGACCGGCTTCGCTAA
- the acs gene encoding acetate--CoA ligase, with protein sequence MDQSGAIDSLLQEERVFRPLPQLVIEANVNPQELEGARRFAAMDPTGYWEEAADELDWFKKWDQVLDDKDAPFYRWFPGARCNIVYNALDRHIETANKNKLALIWEGEPGDQRKYTYFELYREVNRFANALRSLGVRKGDRVVIYMPQLPETVISMLAAAKIGAVHSVVFAGFSAKALRKRINDAQAKLLITADGFYRNGRIISLKETADEALVGACADCVETMVVVRRCNIGVDMVDGRDFHYDDLVRQERNEAPTEVMDADDPLFLLYTSGTTGTPKGVVHSHAGYMVGVHRTLTTVFDIKPTDIFWCTADPGWVTGHSAGIYGPLMAGTTSVMYEGHPNYPQADRLWSVVAKYGVTIFYTAPTMIRMLMRFGTQYPKQHDLSSLRLLGTVGEPISPEAWIWLYKNIGRSECPVLDTWWQTETGMFMISPMPISVLKPGSVTKALPGVSVDVVDKDGKPVPTGKGGLLVVTQPWPSMMTGLWNDDDRYKEYWTQIPGVYYAGDVARRDEDGYIWIQGRADDVINIAGHRIGSAELEAAFGMHPAVCECAVIGVPDQIKGEAAKAFVLLNDGFGPGDEMIKELKKTIRNELGPVAVIKSIEFRDKLPKTRSGKLMRRVLKAEESGFEIADLTGLDED encoded by the coding sequence ATGGACCAGTCAGGCGCAATAGACAGTTTACTTCAGGAAGAACGGGTGTTCCGCCCGCTTCCGCAGTTGGTCATCGAAGCCAACGTCAACCCCCAGGAGCTGGAGGGGGCGCGCCGGTTCGCGGCCATGGACCCCACGGGCTACTGGGAGGAGGCCGCCGACGAGCTGGACTGGTTCAAGAAGTGGGACCAGGTGCTGGACGACAAGGACGCCCCGTTCTACCGCTGGTTCCCGGGTGCGCGCTGCAACATCGTCTACAACGCGCTCGACCGCCACATCGAGACCGCCAACAAGAACAAGCTCGCGCTCATCTGGGAAGGGGAGCCGGGCGACCAGCGCAAATACACCTATTTCGAGCTCTACCGCGAGGTGAACCGGTTCGCCAACGCCCTGCGTTCCCTCGGCGTGCGCAAGGGCGACCGCGTGGTCATCTACATGCCGCAGCTGCCCGAGACCGTCATCAGCATGCTCGCCGCCGCCAAGATCGGCGCGGTCCACTCCGTGGTCTTCGCCGGGTTCTCGGCCAAGGCGCTGCGCAAGCGGATCAACGACGCGCAGGCCAAGCTGCTCATCACCGCCGACGGCTTCTACCGCAACGGCCGGATCATCAGCCTGAAGGAGACCGCGGACGAGGCGTTGGTCGGGGCCTGCGCCGACTGCGTGGAGACCATGGTCGTGGTCCGGCGCTGCAACATCGGCGTGGACATGGTGGACGGCCGCGACTTCCACTACGACGACCTGGTGCGCCAGGAGCGCAACGAGGCCCCCACCGAGGTCATGGACGCGGACGACCCGCTGTTCCTGCTCTATACCTCCGGGACCACCGGCACGCCCAAGGGCGTGGTCCACTCCCACGCGGGCTACATGGTCGGCGTGCACCGCACCCTGACCACGGTCTTCGACATCAAGCCCACCGACATATTCTGGTGCACCGCCGATCCCGGCTGGGTCACCGGCCACTCGGCGGGCATCTACGGCCCGCTCATGGCCGGAACCACCTCGGTCATGTACGAGGGACACCCCAACTATCCCCAGGCCGACCGCCTGTGGTCCGTGGTCGCCAAGTACGGCGTGACCATCTTCTACACCGCGCCGACCATGATCCGCATGCTCATGCGCTTCGGCACCCAGTATCCCAAGCAGCACGACCTGTCCTCCCTGCGGCTGCTCGGCACCGTGGGCGAGCCCATCTCGCCCGAGGCGTGGATCTGGCTGTACAAGAACATCGGCCGGTCCGAATGCCCGGTGCTCGACACCTGGTGGCAGACCGAGACCGGCATGTTCATGATCTCGCCCATGCCCATCTCCGTGCTCAAGCCCGGCTCCGTGACCAAGGCCCTGCCCGGCGTGTCCGTGGACGTGGTGGACAAGGACGGCAAGCCCGTGCCCACCGGCAAGGGCGGGCTGCTCGTGGTCACCCAGCCCTGGCCGTCCATGATGACCGGGCTGTGGAACGACGACGACCGGTACAAGGAATACTGGACCCAGATCCCCGGCGTGTACTACGCGGGCGACGTGGCCCGCCGCGACGAGGACGGGTACATTTGGATCCAGGGCCGCGCCGACGACGTCATCAATATTGCCGGACACCGCATCGGCTCAGCCGAGCTCGAAGCCGCCTTCGGCATGCACCCGGCGGTCTGCGAATGCGCCGTCATCGGCGTGCCCGACCAGATCAAGGGCGAGGCCGCCAAGGCGTTCGTCCTGCTCAACGACGGCTTCGGGCCGGGCGACGAGATGATCAAGGAACTCAAGAAGACCATCCGCAACGAACTCGGCCCCGTGGCCGTCATCAAATCCATCGAATTCCGCGACAAGCTGCCCAAGACCCGCTCCGGCAAACTCATGCGCCGCGTGCTCAAGGCCGAAGAGTCCGGCTTTGAGATCGCCGACCTGACCGGTTTGGACGAGGATTAG
- a CDS encoding LytR/AlgR family response regulator transcription factor, with protein sequence MPKLKALLIHPDPEVRTALRDVLDEVPFMQVLGEAVSAFEALELLEAIPYGVFFLGVDLPGGASGIEMAQMLAGRKNKPALVFISDSESQAYAAFELGATDYLLWPPAPGRMARTMDRLQTFKTRFREVPTPAPYTADADDEIEGDDEQTVKLPLHDEEQDSLLAALQAAWDQTGNRRPEIDKLAVNQDGRTILIPYDQIIFVEAFEDYSYVHTANQKFLSSYRLKNLEDRLGPHRFFRVHRKYLVNLDMVTEIASMPGSNFMLRTAGRTRIELPISRRRIAELKKIIGL encoded by the coding sequence ATGCCCAAGCTCAAAGCCCTGCTCATCCACCCCGACCCAGAGGTCCGCACCGCCCTGCGCGACGTGCTGGACGAGGTGCCGTTCATGCAGGTGCTGGGCGAGGCGGTCTCGGCCTTCGAGGCCCTGGAGCTCTTGGAGGCGATCCCCTACGGCGTGTTCTTCCTGGGCGTGGACCTGCCGGGCGGGGCGAGCGGCATCGAGATGGCCCAGATGCTGGCCGGGCGCAAGAACAAACCCGCCCTGGTGTTCATCTCCGATTCCGAGTCCCAGGCCTATGCCGCCTTCGAGCTGGGGGCCACGGACTACCTGCTCTGGCCGCCCGCGCCGGGCCGCATGGCCCGGACCATGGACCGGCTCCAGACCTTCAAGACCCGGTTCCGGGAGGTGCCGACCCCGGCCCCGTACACCGCCGACGCCGACGACGAGATCGAGGGCGACGACGAGCAGACCGTGAAGCTGCCCCTGCACGACGAGGAGCAGGACTCGCTGCTGGCCGCGCTCCAGGCCGCCTGGGACCAGACCGGCAACCGCAGGCCCGAGATCGACAAGCTGGCCGTGAACCAGGACGGGCGCACCATCCTCATCCCCTACGACCAGATCATCTTCGTGGAGGCGTTCGAGGACTATTCCTACGTGCACACGGCCAATCAGAAATTTCTCTCCTCCTACCGGCTCAAGAACCTGGAGGACAGGCTCGGACCGCACCGGTTCTTCCGCGTGCACCGCAAATACCTGGTGAACCTGGACATGGTCACCGAGATCGCCAGCATGCCCGGCTCCAACTTCATGCTCCGCACCGCGGGCCGCACGCGCATCGAGCTGCCCATCAGCCGCCGACGCATCGCGGAGCTGAAGAAGATCATCGGGCTGTAG
- a CDS encoding RHS repeat domain-containing protein, which translates to MSVFAMRLKHDRNGRIVEKTESVAGQANLWKYAYDKAGNLSEAYLNNRLICQCWYDRDGRRQRDCFPATVGPGFRDYRYTLDNRLLSTGNNGFTHDENGFRSIWSNGGTYHLYEYAPDYRLLKMEVEDHSRVYTFRHDDQGRRAAKYLNGQLVEAYQWLDFIRLGAFHDGRHAYELSYRKDERTPYAMRRDDGTVAGLFYDQVGSLRLVVDTHDNVIKEIVYDPFGGIIEDTNPSLRVPLGFAGGLHDRDLGFVRFGWRDYDTFTGRWTAPDPIGDRGGDPDWYGYCLDDPVNGVDPVGLFRFGKRGLGGLPLLGIFSDNQIDDSLNTEIAHEHGFYEDGSGGDVGLFKDGVRHNTENIQDYELEDKHYDDKRMRRTVGSLGKQEYNLLGIGGEKNNCQDYADKMRKRYWLLDRGDRQR; encoded by the coding sequence ATGAGCGTATTCGCAATGAGGCTGAAGCACGACCGGAACGGTCGAATCGTGGAGAAAACCGAGAGCGTGGCCGGTCAGGCCAACCTCTGGAAGTATGCCTACGACAAGGCCGGAAACCTTTCGGAGGCGTACCTGAACAACCGGCTTATCTGCCAGTGTTGGTACGACCGGGACGGTCGCCGACAGCGGGATTGCTTTCCCGCCACCGTGGGGCCCGGCTTCCGCGACTACCGGTACACCCTGGACAACCGGCTGCTGAGTACTGGAAACAACGGATTCACGCACGACGAAAACGGGTTCCGCTCAATTTGGTCGAACGGCGGCACGTACCATCTGTACGAGTACGCGCCGGACTATCGGCTCCTCAAGATGGAAGTTGAGGACCACAGTCGCGTCTACACCTTCCGCCACGACGATCAGGGCCGGCGGGCAGCCAAGTACCTAAACGGCCAACTAGTCGAAGCTTACCAATGGCTTGACTTCATCCGACTCGGCGCGTTCCACGACGGGCGGCACGCCTACGAGCTCTCCTACCGCAAGGACGAGCGCACCCCCTACGCCATGCGCCGCGACGACGGGACCGTGGCCGGGCTGTTTTACGACCAGGTCGGCTCCCTGCGCCTGGTTGTGGACACACACGACAACGTGATAAAGGAAATCGTGTACGATCCGTTCGGCGGGATCATCGAAGACACCAACCCGTCCCTGCGCGTCCCCCTCGGTTTCGCGGGCGGCCTGCACGACCGGGATCTGGGCTTTGTCCGGTTCGGGTGGCGAGACTACGACACCTTCACCGGCAGATGGACCGCGCCCGACCCCATCGGGGACAGGGGCGGCGATCCGGATTGGTATGGGTACTGCCTGGACGATCCGGTCAACGGGGTGGACCCGGTGGGGCTTTTTCGGTTTGGTAAAAGAGGGTTGGGAGGACTGCCGCTGCTTGGCATTTTTTCCGACAACCAGATTGATGATTCCTTGAACACGGAAATCGCTCATGAACACGGATTTTATGAAGATGGTTCAGGTGGCGATGTTGGATTGTTCAAAGACGGCGTTCGGCACAATACGGAAAATATTCAAGATTATGAGCTGGAAGATAAGCATTATGACGACAAGCGAATGCGTCGGACGGTAGGCAGTCTGGGGAAACAAGAGTACAATCTGTTGGGCATTGGTGGGGAAAAAAACAATTGCCAGGACTATGCCGATAAGATGCGTAAGAGATATTGGCTGTTGGATCGAGGAGACCGCCAACGATAG
- a CDS encoding TAXI family TRAP transporter solute-binding subunit — protein MKNPYLKRVIKFLHSHVLMSFIIYGAAIGILAGALWGTFQFVKPLPPDKVIMVTGSESGAYYAFAMRYKAFFAGHGYDLEVRTSNGSMDNLAILSDPESDVQAAFMQGGIAKADDHPHLESLAALYYEPVWVFVSKRLRLETLADLKGRRVAVGAEGSGTNHLVSMLLAENGVTAENAEFLPEGAGMAAPKLLNREIDALFTIAGVDSKAVRELSGANRTVELYSFDRAETYVRTHHFLKKLTLPPGGIDLMRDLPADDVTLVAPAANLIIRDDLHPALRYLFLLAAAKIHGEGDMFAMSGEFPNGQALLFPLSDESANFFKSGPPFLMRYLPFQAAITAERLKILLIPLLTLLFPLFKITPPAYRWQIRRRIFKWYKHLKRLDMEALDLTDAARAEEMLDQLKEMDRQVLETSVPLSYTDNVYSLRVHIRLIRTRLERIVEKAGSAG, from the coding sequence ATGAAGAATCCCTACCTGAAACGAGTGATCAAGTTCCTGCATTCCCACGTGCTCATGTCGTTCATCATATACGGCGCCGCCATCGGCATCCTGGCTGGTGCCCTGTGGGGGACCTTCCAGTTCGTCAAGCCGCTGCCGCCCGACAAGGTGATCATGGTCACCGGCAGCGAGAGCGGGGCCTACTACGCCTTCGCCATGCGCTACAAGGCGTTCTTCGCCGGGCACGGCTATGATCTGGAGGTGCGCACCTCCAACGGCTCCATGGACAACCTGGCCATCCTCTCGGACCCGGAGTCCGACGTCCAGGCCGCGTTCATGCAGGGCGGCATCGCCAAGGCGGACGACCACCCGCATCTGGAGAGCCTGGCCGCTCTCTACTACGAGCCGGTCTGGGTGTTCGTGTCCAAGCGGCTCCGGCTGGAGACCCTGGCCGACCTCAAGGGGCGCAGAGTGGCCGTCGGGGCCGAGGGCAGCGGCACCAACCACCTGGTCTCCATGCTGCTCGCGGAGAACGGGGTGACCGCCGAGAACGCCGAGTTCCTGCCCGAAGGGGCGGGCATGGCCGCGCCCAAGCTCCTGAATCGCGAAATCGACGCCCTGTTCACCATCGCCGGGGTGGATTCAAAGGCCGTGCGCGAGCTGAGCGGGGCGAACCGCACCGTGGAGCTCTATTCCTTCGACCGGGCCGAGACCTACGTGCGCACCCACCACTTCCTGAAAAAGCTGACTCTGCCGCCGGGCGGCATCGACCTTATGCGCGACCTGCCCGCCGACGACGTGACCTTGGTCGCGCCCGCCGCCAACCTGATCATCCGCGATGATCTGCATCCCGCCCTGCGCTACCTTTTCCTGCTGGCAGCGGCCAAGATTCACGGTGAGGGCGACATGTTCGCCATGTCCGGCGAGTTCCCCAACGGCCAGGCGCTGCTTTTCCCCCTGAGCGACGAGTCCGCCAACTTCTTCAAGTCCGGGCCGCCGTTCCTGATGCGGTATCTGCCGTTCCAGGCGGCCATCACCGCCGAACGGCTCAAGATTCTGCTCATCCCCCTGCTGACCTTGCTCTTCCCGCTGTTCAAGATCACCCCGCCCGCTTACCGGTGGCAGATCAGGCGGCGCATCTTCAAGTGGTACAAGCACTTGAAGCGGCTGGACATGGAGGCGCTCGACCTCACTGATGCGGCCCGCGCCGAGGAGATGCTCGACCAGTTGAAGGAGATGGACCGGCAGGTGCTGGAGACGTCGGTGCCGCTTTCGTACACGGATAATGTGTATTCCCTGCGGGTGCATATTCGGCTGATCAGGACTCGGTTGGAGCGGATAGTGGAGAAGGCGGGGAGCGCTGGGTAG
- the gltA gene encoding NADPH-dependent glutamate synthase: MADKKQKKVRGRTPMPHQDAQVRAGNFSEVALGYSREQALIEAERCLQCKKPLCQEGCPVNIDIKSFIGCLVDDDLQGAYDAIRKTNSLPAVCGRVCPQENQCEGKCVLGKKHEPVAIGRLERYVADTFAAESACEEVTDLSTCALEREDVKVACIGSGPSSLTVAGYLAGRGIKVDVFEALHEPGGVLIYGIPEFRLPKSVVARELDGLRALGVTFHTNWVGGKTITIQDLMDQGYNAVFIGVGAGLPRFLNVPGENLVGVFSANEYLTRVNLGRAYDFPNYDTPAYKARRVAVIGAGNVAMDAARTALRMGAKEVSIVYRRSEDEMPARREEIEHAMEEGVQIRCLCGPLSFHGDNQGRLKAMTVQKMALGEPDDSGRCSPVCLDGETEQVTCDMAIIAVGTRPNPILLEATPDLELTKWGYIQADPETGETSIPNVFAGGDIVTGAATVISAMGAGRRAAAEIAARLL, translated from the coding sequence ATGGCCGATAAGAAGCAGAAGAAAGTTCGTGGCCGTACGCCGATGCCCCACCAGGACGCCCAGGTGCGGGCCGGAAATTTCAGCGAGGTGGCCCTGGGCTACTCCCGCGAGCAGGCCCTGATCGAGGCCGAGCGCTGTCTGCAGTGCAAGAAGCCGTTGTGCCAGGAAGGGTGTCCGGTGAACATCGACATCAAGTCATTCATCGGCTGCCTGGTGGACGACGACCTGCAGGGGGCCTATGACGCCATCCGCAAGACCAACTCCCTGCCCGCGGTCTGCGGCCGGGTCTGTCCGCAGGAGAACCAGTGCGAGGGCAAGTGCGTCCTCGGCAAGAAGCACGAGCCCGTGGCCATCGGGCGGCTGGAACGCTACGTGGCCGACACCTTTGCCGCGGAAAGCGCCTGCGAGGAGGTCACGGACCTGTCCACCTGTGCGCTCGAACGCGAGGACGTCAAGGTCGCCTGCATCGGCTCCGGCCCCTCCTCCCTGACCGTGGCCGGGTACCTGGCCGGGCGCGGCATCAAGGTGGACGTGTTCGAGGCCCTACACGAGCCGGGCGGGGTGCTCATCTACGGCATCCCGGAGTTCCGGCTGCCCAAGTCCGTGGTCGCCCGCGAGCTGGACGGGTTGCGCGCGCTCGGCGTGACCTTCCACACCAACTGGGTGGGCGGCAAGACCATCACCATCCAGGACCTCATGGACCAGGGCTACAACGCGGTCTTCATCGGCGTGGGCGCGGGGCTGCCGCGTTTCCTGAACGTGCCGGGCGAGAACCTGGTCGGCGTGTTCTCGGCCAACGAGTACCTGACCCGCGTCAACCTGGGCCGGGCCTATGATTTCCCCAACTACGACACCCCGGCCTACAAGGCCCGGCGGGTGGCCGTCATCGGCGCGGGGAACGTGGCCATGGATGCAGCGCGCACCGCACTGCGCATGGGCGCGAAGGAAGTCTCCATCGTTTACCGCCGGTCCGAGGACGAGATGCCCGCCCGCCGCGAGGAGATCGAGCACGCCATGGAAGAGGGCGTGCAGATCCGCTGCCTGTGCGGCCCGCTCTCCTTCCACGGCGACAACCAGGGCCGCCTCAAGGCCATGACCGTGCAGAAGATGGCGCTGGGCGAACCGGACGACTCGGGCCGCTGCTCCCCGGTCTGTCTGGACGGCGAGACCGAGCAGGTGACCTGCGACATGGCGATCATCGCCGTGGGCACCCGGCCCAACCCGATCCTGCTTGAGGCCACCCCGGACCTGGAGTTGACCAAGTGGGGGTATATCCAGGCCGACCCGGAAACCGGCGAGACCTCCATCCCCAACGTGTTTGCCGGAGGCGATATCGTGACCGGGGCGGCCACGGTTATCTCGGCCATGGGGGCGGGGCGCCGGGCAGCTGCGGAGATTGCCGCCCGGCTGCTTTAG